Proteins from one Lepidochelys kempii isolate rLepKem1 chromosome 6, rLepKem1.hap2, whole genome shotgun sequence genomic window:
- the LOC140912921 gene encoding transmembrane protein 178B-like isoform X1: MAAAAQALSGSGLLLAAAALALLAVAIGTDSWYQTDARRHRERCRGFGHKRSDPPGSMSAPSPHLPLRARPPRALLPGHPPASVPAPAAAALDSHCGRRFNSTVSGLWRRCHRRGYEPDSEELIRTGVIQRCTAVKYHYTSSSLPRNLPINITNIIRQDEWHALHLRRMTAGFIGMAVSIILFGWIIGMLGCCKQHELMQYVAGLLFLMGGTCCIISLCTCVAGINFELSRYPRYVYGLPEDISHGYGWSMFCAWGGLGLTLLAGFLCTLAPSLNASRTAVQKPRQENGAV; the protein is encoded by the exons ATGGCGGCCGCGGCTCAGGCGCTGAGCGGCTCGGGGCTGCTTTTGGCCGCCGCCGCCCTGGCCCTCCTGGCCGTGGCCATCGGCACCGACTCCTGGTACCAGACGGACGCGCGGCGGCACCGCGAGCGCTGCCGGGGCTTCGGCCACAAGCGCAGCGACCCGCCCGGCTCCATGTCGGCGCCCAGCCCGCACCTGCCGCTCCGCGCCCGCCCCCCGCGGGCCCTGCTGCCCGGCCACCCCCCGGCCTCGGTCCCggccccggccgccgccgccCTGGACTCGCACTGCGGCCGCCGCTTCAACTCCACCGTGTCCGGGCTCTGGAGGCGCTGCCACCGCAGGGGATACGAGCCAGACAGCGAGGAGCTCATCCGGACAG GAGTTATTCAGCGCTGCACTGCTGTGAAGTACCATTACACCTCATCCTCTCTGCCACGCAACTTACCCATCAATATTACCAACATCATCCGGCAGGACGAGTGGCATGCTCTCC ATCTGCGGAGAATGACAGCTGGTTTCATTGGCATGGCAGTCTCCATCATCCTGTTTGGCTGGATCATTGGTATGCTGGGCTGCTGTAAACAGCACGAGCTCATGCAATATGTGGCAGGGCTGCTCTTCCTCATGGGAG GTACATGCTGTATCATCTCACTCTGTACCTGTGTGGCTGGGATTAATTTTGAGTTGTCTCGCTATCCTCGCTATGTCTATGGGCTGCCAGAGGATATCAGCCATGGCTACGGCTGGTCCATGTTCTGTGCCTGGGGAGGCCTAGGACTTACTCTTTTGGCTGGATTCCTCTGCACGCTGGCCCCCTCACTCAATGCCTCTCGTACTGCTGTACAGAAACCCCGACAGGAAAATggagctgtgtga
- the LOC140912921 gene encoding transmembrane protein 178B-like isoform X2: MAAAAQALSGSGLLLAAAALALLAVAIGTDSWYQTDARRHRERCRGFGHKRSDPPGSMSAPSPHLPLRARPPRALLPGHPPASVPAPAAAALDSHCGRRFNSTVSGLWRRCHRRGYEPDSEELIRTGVIQRCTAVKYHYTSSSLPRNLPINITNIIRQDEWHALRTCCIISLCTCVAGINFELSRYPRYVYGLPEDISHGYGWSMFCAWGGLGLTLLAGFLCTLAPSLNASRTAVQKPRQENGAV; this comes from the exons ATGGCGGCCGCGGCTCAGGCGCTGAGCGGCTCGGGGCTGCTTTTGGCCGCCGCCGCCCTGGCCCTCCTGGCCGTGGCCATCGGCACCGACTCCTGGTACCAGACGGACGCGCGGCGGCACCGCGAGCGCTGCCGGGGCTTCGGCCACAAGCGCAGCGACCCGCCCGGCTCCATGTCGGCGCCCAGCCCGCACCTGCCGCTCCGCGCCCGCCCCCCGCGGGCCCTGCTGCCCGGCCACCCCCCGGCCTCGGTCCCggccccggccgccgccgccCTGGACTCGCACTGCGGCCGCCGCTTCAACTCCACCGTGTCCGGGCTCTGGAGGCGCTGCCACCGCAGGGGATACGAGCCAGACAGCGAGGAGCTCATCCGGACAG GAGTTATTCAGCGCTGCACTGCTGTGAAGTACCATTACACCTCATCCTCTCTGCCACGCAACTTACCCATCAATATTACCAACATCATCCGGCAGGACGAGTGGCATGCTCTCC GTACATGCTGTATCATCTCACTCTGTACCTGTGTGGCTGGGATTAATTTTGAGTTGTCTCGCTATCCTCGCTATGTCTATGGGCTGCCAGAGGATATCAGCCATGGCTACGGCTGGTCCATGTTCTGTGCCTGGGGAGGCCTAGGACTTACTCTTTTGGCTGGATTCCTCTGCACGCTGGCCCCCTCACTCAATGCCTCTCGTACTGCTGTACAGAAACCCCGACAGGAAAATggagctgtgtga
- the PSMC3 gene encoding 26S proteasome regulatory subunit 6A isoform X3: MASVWDEAEIMKSEVLRVTHELQAMKDKIKENSEKIKVNKTLPYLVSNVIELLDVDPNDQEEDGANIDLDSQRKGKCAVIKTSTRQTYFLPVIGLVDAEKLKPGDLVGVNKDSYLILETLPTEYDSRVKAMEVDERPTEQYSDIGGLDKQIQELVEAIVLPMNHKEKFENLGIQPPKGVLMYGPPGTGKTLLARACAAQTKATFLKLAGPQLVQMFIGDGAKLVRDAFALAKEKAPSIIFIDELDAIGTKRFDSEKAGDREVQRTMLELLNQLDGFQPNTQVKVIAATNRVDILDPALLRSGRLDRKIEFPMPNEEARARIMQIHSRKMNVSPDVNYEELARCTDDFNGAQCKAVCVEAGMIALRRGATELTHEDYMEGILEVQAKKKANLQYYA, translated from the exons ATGGCGTCGGTGTGGGATGAGGCTGAG ATAATGAAGAGCGAGGTGCTGAGAGTTACCCATGAGCTGCAGGCCATGAAAGATAAGATCAAAGAGAACAGTGAGAAGATCAAAGTGAACAAAACCCTGCCTTACCTCGTTTCCAATGTCATCGAG CTACTTGATGTTGACCCCAATGACCAGGAAGAGGATGGAGCAAATATTGATCTGGATTCCCAGAGAAAGGGCAAGTGTGCTGTGATTAAAACCTCCACACGCCAG ACATATTTCCTGCCCGTGATCGGGTTAGTTGATGCAGAGAAGCTAAAGCCTGGAGACCTAGTG GGTGTGAACAAGGATTCTTACTTGATCCTGGAGACCCTACCTACTGAATATGATTCACGAGTGAAAGCCATGGAGGTGGATGAGAGGCCCACAGAGCAGTACAGTGACATCGGTGGGCTGGATAAACAGATCCAAGAG CTGGTGGAGGCCATTGTCCTGCCAATGAATCATaaggaaaagtttgaaaacctgGGTATCCAGCCCCCCAAAGGAGTGCTCATGTATGGGCCACCTGGAACAGGGAAGACCCTCTTAGCTAGAGCATGTGCTGCCCAGACAAAG GCAACATTCCTGAAGCTGGCTGGCCCACAGTTGGTACAGATGTTCATTGGAGATGGAGCCAAGCTGGTGCGAGATGCCTTTGCACTGGCCAAGGAGAAAGCTCCTTCTATCATCTTCATTGATGAGCTGGATGCCATTGGCACCAAGAG ATTTGACAGCGAGAAGGCTGGTGACCGGGAAGTGCAGaggaccatgctggagcttctGAACCAACTTGATGGATTCCAACCCAACACACAAGTCAAG GTGATTGCTGCAACTAACCGTGTGGATATCCTGGACCCTGCTCTGCTCCGGTCTGGACGCCTAGATCGTAAGATTGAGTTCCCGATGCCCAATGAGGAGGCCAGAGCTAGGATTATGCAGATCCATTCACGCAAGATGAACGTCAG CCCTGATGTGAATTACGAGGAGCTGGCTCGCTGTACagatgacttcaatggagcacaGTGCAAGGCTGTGTGTGTGGAAGCG GGGATGATCGCACTTCGGCGTGGAGCCACAGAGCTCACCCATGAGGACTACATGGAAGGAATCCTGGAGGTTCAGGCCAAGAAAAAAGCCAATCTGCAATACTATGCCTAa
- the PSMC3 gene encoding 26S proteasome regulatory subunit 6A isoform X1, translating to MASVWDEAEDGVGEEVLKMSTEEIVQRTRLLDSEIKIMKSEVLRVTHELQAMKDKIKENSEKIKVNKTLPYLVSNVIELLDVDPNDQEEDGANIDLDSQRKGKCAVIKTSTRQTYFLPVIGLVDAEKLKPGDLVGVNKDSYLILETLPTEYDSRVKAMEVDERPTEQYSDIGGLDKQIQELVEAIVLPMNHKEKFENLGIQPPKGVLMYGPPGTGKTLLARACAAQTKATFLKLAGPQLVQMFIGDGAKLVRDAFALAKEKAPSIIFIDELDAIGTKRFDSEKAGDREVQRTMLELLNQLDGFQPNTQVKVIAATNRVDILDPALLRSGRLDRKIEFPMPNEEARARIMQIHSRKMNVSPDVNYEELARCTDDFNGAQCKAVCVEAGMIALRRGATELTHEDYMEGILEVQAKKKANLQYYA from the exons ATGGCGTCGGTGTGGGATGAGGCTGAG GACGGCGTGGGCGAGGAGGTGCTGAAAATGTCCACGGAGGAGATTGTGCAGCGAACCCGCCTGCTCGACAGCGAGATCAAG ATAATGAAGAGCGAGGTGCTGAGAGTTACCCATGAGCTGCAGGCCATGAAAGATAAGATCAAAGAGAACAGTGAGAAGATCAAAGTGAACAAAACCCTGCCTTACCTCGTTTCCAATGTCATCGAG CTACTTGATGTTGACCCCAATGACCAGGAAGAGGATGGAGCAAATATTGATCTGGATTCCCAGAGAAAGGGCAAGTGTGCTGTGATTAAAACCTCCACACGCCAG ACATATTTCCTGCCCGTGATCGGGTTAGTTGATGCAGAGAAGCTAAAGCCTGGAGACCTAGTG GGTGTGAACAAGGATTCTTACTTGATCCTGGAGACCCTACCTACTGAATATGATTCACGAGTGAAAGCCATGGAGGTGGATGAGAGGCCCACAGAGCAGTACAGTGACATCGGTGGGCTGGATAAACAGATCCAAGAG CTGGTGGAGGCCATTGTCCTGCCAATGAATCATaaggaaaagtttgaaaacctgGGTATCCAGCCCCCCAAAGGAGTGCTCATGTATGGGCCACCTGGAACAGGGAAGACCCTCTTAGCTAGAGCATGTGCTGCCCAGACAAAG GCAACATTCCTGAAGCTGGCTGGCCCACAGTTGGTACAGATGTTCATTGGAGATGGAGCCAAGCTGGTGCGAGATGCCTTTGCACTGGCCAAGGAGAAAGCTCCTTCTATCATCTTCATTGATGAGCTGGATGCCATTGGCACCAAGAG ATTTGACAGCGAGAAGGCTGGTGACCGGGAAGTGCAGaggaccatgctggagcttctGAACCAACTTGATGGATTCCAACCCAACACACAAGTCAAG GTGATTGCTGCAACTAACCGTGTGGATATCCTGGACCCTGCTCTGCTCCGGTCTGGACGCCTAGATCGTAAGATTGAGTTCCCGATGCCCAATGAGGAGGCCAGAGCTAGGATTATGCAGATCCATTCACGCAAGATGAACGTCAG CCCTGATGTGAATTACGAGGAGCTGGCTCGCTGTACagatgacttcaatggagcacaGTGCAAGGCTGTGTGTGTGGAAGCG GGGATGATCGCACTTCGGCGTGGAGCCACAGAGCTCACCCATGAGGACTACATGGAAGGAATCCTGGAGGTTCAGGCCAAGAAAAAAGCCAATCTGCAATACTATGCCTAa
- the PSMC3 gene encoding 26S proteasome regulatory subunit 6A isoform X2, protein MCTKTRGRRVLIMKSEVLRVTHELQAMKDKIKENSEKIKVNKTLPYLVSNVIELLDVDPNDQEEDGANIDLDSQRKGKCAVIKTSTRQTYFLPVIGLVDAEKLKPGDLVGVNKDSYLILETLPTEYDSRVKAMEVDERPTEQYSDIGGLDKQIQELVEAIVLPMNHKEKFENLGIQPPKGVLMYGPPGTGKTLLARACAAQTKATFLKLAGPQLVQMFIGDGAKLVRDAFALAKEKAPSIIFIDELDAIGTKRFDSEKAGDREVQRTMLELLNQLDGFQPNTQVKVIAATNRVDILDPALLRSGRLDRKIEFPMPNEEARARIMQIHSRKMNVSPDVNYEELARCTDDFNGAQCKAVCVEAGMIALRRGATELTHEDYMEGILEVQAKKKANLQYYA, encoded by the exons ATGTGCACTAAAACACGTGGACGAAGAGTCCTT ATAATGAAGAGCGAGGTGCTGAGAGTTACCCATGAGCTGCAGGCCATGAAAGATAAGATCAAAGAGAACAGTGAGAAGATCAAAGTGAACAAAACCCTGCCTTACCTCGTTTCCAATGTCATCGAG CTACTTGATGTTGACCCCAATGACCAGGAAGAGGATGGAGCAAATATTGATCTGGATTCCCAGAGAAAGGGCAAGTGTGCTGTGATTAAAACCTCCACACGCCAG ACATATTTCCTGCCCGTGATCGGGTTAGTTGATGCAGAGAAGCTAAAGCCTGGAGACCTAGTG GGTGTGAACAAGGATTCTTACTTGATCCTGGAGACCCTACCTACTGAATATGATTCACGAGTGAAAGCCATGGAGGTGGATGAGAGGCCCACAGAGCAGTACAGTGACATCGGTGGGCTGGATAAACAGATCCAAGAG CTGGTGGAGGCCATTGTCCTGCCAATGAATCATaaggaaaagtttgaaaacctgGGTATCCAGCCCCCCAAAGGAGTGCTCATGTATGGGCCACCTGGAACAGGGAAGACCCTCTTAGCTAGAGCATGTGCTGCCCAGACAAAG GCAACATTCCTGAAGCTGGCTGGCCCACAGTTGGTACAGATGTTCATTGGAGATGGAGCCAAGCTGGTGCGAGATGCCTTTGCACTGGCCAAGGAGAAAGCTCCTTCTATCATCTTCATTGATGAGCTGGATGCCATTGGCACCAAGAG ATTTGACAGCGAGAAGGCTGGTGACCGGGAAGTGCAGaggaccatgctggagcttctGAACCAACTTGATGGATTCCAACCCAACACACAAGTCAAG GTGATTGCTGCAACTAACCGTGTGGATATCCTGGACCCTGCTCTGCTCCGGTCTGGACGCCTAGATCGTAAGATTGAGTTCCCGATGCCCAATGAGGAGGCCAGAGCTAGGATTATGCAGATCCATTCACGCAAGATGAACGTCAG CCCTGATGTGAATTACGAGGAGCTGGCTCGCTGTACagatgacttcaatggagcacaGTGCAAGGCTGTGTGTGTGGAAGCG GGGATGATCGCACTTCGGCGTGGAGCCACAGAGCTCACCCATGAGGACTACATGGAAGGAATCCTGGAGGTTCAGGCCAAGAAAAAAGCCAATCTGCAATACTATGCCTAa